A DNA window from Flavisolibacter ginsenosidimutans contains the following coding sequences:
- a CDS encoding alpha/beta hydrolase translates to MKKSLCALALCLLATSLLAQHKVQFLFRKLPAYHKTSDTIYLAGNFNNWNPQNVKYACANCNEKSGITIDLPKGMFEYKFTHGNWDAVESGNEGFPLPNHTITVESDTSILVEIDHWADHFPRKAKESTASKNVRILDTAFYIPQLNRHRRVWIYLPESYGTSKKKYPVLYMQDGQNIFDNATSGYGEWGVDEALDTLAKQFGETIVVAVDHGGEKRINEYSPFDMEQYGKGEGDAYIDFLAQTLMPYINHHYRTKKSAKYTAVAGSSMGGLISFYALLKYPNKFGTAGVFSPAFWIVPQLKDYATKRAPKVKGRIYFYAGAEESERMVPDMLQVFEVIHKHSKAELKSHIRAEGKHNEPTWRDEFPLFYEWLLKEKESE, encoded by the coding sequence ATGAAGAAAAGCCTTTGCGCACTTGCACTTTGTCTGCTTGCAACAAGTTTGTTGGCGCAACACAAAGTGCAATTTCTTTTTCGAAAACTGCCGGCTTACCACAAAACTTCCGACACAATTTATTTAGCGGGAAATTTCAACAACTGGAATCCCCAGAATGTGAAATATGCCTGTGCAAACTGCAACGAAAAATCCGGCATTACAATTGACTTACCCAAGGGTATGTTTGAATACAAGTTTACTCACGGAAACTGGGACGCCGTGGAATCAGGCAACGAAGGCTTTCCGCTCCCCAATCATACCATAACTGTAGAAAGCGATACCTCAATATTGGTGGAAATCGACCATTGGGCCGATCATTTTCCCCGAAAGGCAAAAGAAAGCACCGCGTCAAAAAACGTCCGGATTTTAGATACCGCTTTTTACATTCCGCAACTCAACCGTCATCGCCGCGTTTGGATTTATTTGCCCGAGTCTTACGGCACAAGCAAGAAAAAATATCCCGTGCTGTACATGCAGGACGGGCAAAACATTTTTGACAACGCCACATCGGGCTATGGCGAATGGGGCGTGGATGAAGCTTTGGATACGCTTGCCAAACAGTTCGGCGAAACGATTGTGGTAGCGGTGGACCACGGTGGCGAAAAGCGCATCAACGAATATTCGCCCTTTGACATGGAGCAATACGGCAAAGGCGAAGGCGATGCTTACATTGATTTTCTGGCGCAAACGCTGATGCCTTACATCAACCATCATTACCGCACCAAAAAGAGTGCAAAATACACGGCCGTCGCCGGCAGTTCGATGGGCGGTTTGATTTCGTTTTACGCTCTGCTGAAATACCCAAACAAGTTTGGCACTGCGGGTGTTTTTTCGCCCGCATTTTGGATTGTGCCGCAGTTAAAAGACTACGCCACCAAACGTGCGCCCAAGGTAAAAGGCCGCATTTATTTTTATGCCGGGGCCGAAGAAAGCGAACGAATGGTACCCGATATGCTACAGGTTTTTGAGGTCATTCACAAACATTCCAAAGCCGAATTGAAATCACACATCCGGGCCGAAGGCAAACACAATGAACCAACCTGGCGCGACGAATTTCCGCTGTTCTACGAATGGCTGCTGAAAGAAAAAGAAAGCGAATAG
- a CDS encoding KUP/HAK/KT family potassium transporter encodes MRIPLNRVTAAGLLVALGIIYGDIGTSPLYVLNAITKGKEISNELIIGALSCIIWTLTLQTTIKYVVLTLKADNRGEGGIFSLFALVRRRRRWLVFPAMIGGAALLADGMITPPISVTSAIEGLKQVETFHGIGQTTIVGIVIGILTMLFFIQQFGTTFIGKAFGPVMTFWFLMLAALGCWHLFDYLHIFKCLNPYYAIHLLITYPKGFYILGGVFLCTTGAEALYSDLGHCGRSNIRVSWIFVKTCLILNYLGQGAFLLSNYAGKTITAKMVEDEGFNAFYGIMPDWFKLPGIAIATAAAIIASQALISGSFTLIGEAMRLNLWPKLRMSFPTEERGQVYIPGVNFMLFIGCIGIVLHFRDSSSMEAAYGLAITLCMIATSILFANFLVSRRTSKPFVWLYLLVYLTIEISFLIANLNKFPHGGYVALIVAGLLFFVMYVWFRARRIKNRYVEFVRLEHYIPKIQELSNDRSVPKYSTHLVYLTSADNPKEIEHKIIYSILNKKPKRADIYWLVHVDTLDEPYTMEYKVEHIIPNDIIRVDFRLGFRVEPRINLLFKKVVEDLVINKEVNIVSRYESLERGKVTGDFSFVVMEKYLSQDNDLPILERMIMKFHFWLKEVSLSEERGFGLDASAVVIEKFPLIVAPVTNLKLRRIEN; translated from the coding sequence GTGAGAATACCTTTAAACAGAGTTACCGCCGCAGGATTGTTAGTAGCCCTTGGAATCATTTACGGCGACATCGGTACATCCCCGCTTTACGTATTGAACGCCATTACCAAAGGAAAAGAGATTTCCAACGAGTTGATTATTGGTGCGCTGTCCTGTATCATTTGGACGCTAACCTTGCAAACTACCATCAAGTACGTAGTGCTTACGCTAAAAGCCGATAACCGCGGTGAAGGCGGCATCTTTTCGCTCTTTGCCCTTGTGCGGCGGCGGCGGCGCTGGCTGGTGTTTCCGGCCATGATTGGCGGCGCGGCCCTTCTGGCCGACGGCATGATTACACCGCCCATTTCGGTCACCTCGGCCATTGAAGGTTTAAAGCAGGTTGAAACCTTTCACGGCATCGGCCAAACCACCATTGTGGGCATTGTTATCGGCATCTTAACGATGCTGTTTTTTATTCAGCAATTCGGTACAACGTTTATTGGCAAGGCCTTTGGGCCGGTCATGACCTTTTGGTTTTTGATGCTGGCAGCACTTGGTTGCTGGCATCTCTTCGATTACCTGCACATTTTTAAATGCCTCAATCCGTATTACGCCATTCACCTGCTGATAACGTATCCCAAGGGTTTTTACATTTTGGGCGGTGTGTTTCTTTGCACAACGGGAGCAGAAGCCTTGTATTCTGATTTGGGCCATTGCGGACGAAGCAACATTCGCGTGTCGTGGATATTTGTAAAAACCTGCCTCATTTTAAATTACCTGGGCCAAGGTGCCTTTTTGCTCTCGAATTACGCAGGCAAAACCATTACGGCTAAAATGGTAGAGGACGAAGGCTTCAACGCTTTTTACGGCATCATGCCCGATTGGTTTAAGTTACCGGGTATTGCCATCGCTACTGCGGCGGCCATCATCGCCAGCCAGGCACTCATTTCCGGCTCGTTCACGCTAATCGGCGAAGCCATGCGCCTGAACCTTTGGCCCAAACTGCGCATGAGTTTTCCCACGGAAGAAAGAGGCCAGGTGTACATCCCCGGTGTCAACTTTATGTTGTTTATCGGTTGCATCGGCATCGTTTTGCACTTCCGGGATTCAAGCAGCATGGAAGCTGCATACGGCCTGGCCATTACCCTTTGCATGATTGCAACGTCTATTCTGTTCGCAAACTTTTTGGTTTCGCGACGAACAAGCAAACCGTTCGTTTGGCTTTACTTGCTCGTTTACCTCACCATCGAAATAAGTTTTCTGATTGCAAATCTGAACAAGTTTCCGCACGGCGGTTACGTCGCTCTGATTGTTGCCGGTCTTTTGTTCTTTGTGATGTATGTTTGGTTCAGGGCACGGCGCATTAAAAACCGCTACGTGGAATTTGTGCGGCTGGAGCATTACATTCCCAAAATTCAGGAATTAAGCAACGACCGTTCAGTGCCTAAATATTCAACGCACCTGGTTTATTTAACCAGCGCCGATAATCCAAAAGAGATTGAACATAAAATCATTTATTCCATCCTGAACAAAAAGCCCAAGCGGGCCGATATTTACTGGCTGGTGCATGTGGATACACTTGACGAACCATACACAATGGAGTACAAGGTGGAACACATTATTCCCAACGACATTATCCGCGTTGATTTTCGTCTTGGCTTCCGGGTTGAGCCGCGCATTAATTTGTTATTTAAGAAAGTGGTAGAGGATTTGGTGATCAACAAAGAAGTGAACATCGTGAGCCGCTACGAAAGCCTCGAACGCGGCAAAGTCACCGGTGACTTTTCCTTTGTGGTGATGGAAAAATATTTAAGCCAGGACAATGACCTCCCCATTCTGGAACGCATGATCATGAAGTTTCATTTCTGGCTCAAAGAAGTTTCGCTTTCCGAAGAACGCGGCTTTGGTTTGGATGCGAGCGCCGTGGTGATTGAAAAGTTTCCGCTAATTGTGGCGCCGGTCACTAATTTAAAATTACGGCGAATAGAAAACTAA
- a CDS encoding DUF6633 family protein, which translates to MNSVNNVVTMEPQGPVVSVPRKRFVRSLEYEIIANLAKNQYTNGEEVLFERLLSIPLAERVPGLINDYGLQRAHRLIKMLLQEFCYGIPLPKSAKLSDTKIAACACDLILASYEDQLSLEDLVVFLEKAKEGKYGKFKGVVTHFGIMQKLEQYRNDRSETYFALKEEQERKRKEENEIPRIGEVRSIGEIMQQAEVIDMTKRKSG; encoded by the coding sequence ATGAACAGTGTAAACAACGTTGTAACCATGGAGCCGCAAGGGCCGGTTGTGAGCGTTCCGCGCAAACGCTTTGTGCGTTCGTTGGAATACGAAATCATTGCCAACCTGGCAAAGAACCAATACACAAACGGCGAGGAAGTGCTGTTTGAGCGGTTGCTTTCAATTCCCCTGGCCGAACGCGTTCCGGGTTTGATTAATGATTACGGTTTGCAGCGTGCACACCGCTTGATAAAAATGTTGTTGCAGGAATTCTGTTACGGCATTCCCTTACCAAAAAGCGCCAAGCTTTCCGATACAAAGATTGCGGCTTGCGCCTGCGACCTGATTCTGGCATCTTATGAAGATCAATTGAGTCTTGAAGATTTGGTAGTGTTTTTAGAAAAGGCAAAAGAAGGCAAATATGGAAAGTTTAAAGGTGTGGTTACGCATTTTGGCATCATGCAAAAGCTGGAGCAATATCGCAATGACCGTTCGGAAACTTATTTCGCGTTAAAGGAAGAGCAGGAAAGAAAGAGGAAAGAGGAAAACGAAATTCCCAGGATAGGCGAGGTGAGGAGCATCGGTGAAATCATGCAACAAGCCGAAGTGATTGACATGACGAAACGAAAAAGTGGTTGA
- the dapA gene encoding 4-hydroxy-tetrahydrodipicolinate synthase, protein MLREILRGTGVALITPFKADKSIDFNALDAVINFVIEGGVQYVVTLGTTGETPTLSREEKLDIINATFASVDARVPVVVGIGGNNTQSIIKDIESFPVEKAVAILSASPYYNKPSQEGIFQHYKAIADSTTKPIILYNVPGRTGSNIAAATTVRLAKEVNTIAGIKEASGNMAQCMTILRDKPEEFMVVSGDDNLAMAQIACGMDGVISVAANCFPKYFSNMVNAALQNDFYNARAFNNMLIQGYDLLFAENNPAGVKAVMAEMGLIQNNLRLPLVPLSESIHQQVRDYLPSLK, encoded by the coding sequence ATGCTTCGCGAAATATTAAGAGGAACGGGTGTTGCATTGATTACACCGTTCAAAGCAGACAAAAGCATTGACTTTAACGCACTGGACGCGGTGATCAATTTCGTCATTGAAGGCGGCGTACAATACGTGGTAACACTTGGCACAACCGGCGAAACGCCGACGCTCAGCCGTGAAGAAAAGCTTGACATTATCAACGCCACGTTTGCGTCGGTTGATGCAAGAGTGCCGGTGGTTGTTGGCATTGGCGGCAACAACACGCAATCCATCATCAAAGACATTGAAAGCTTCCCGGTGGAAAAAGCCGTAGCCATTTTATCAGCTTCGCCTTATTATAACAAACCGTCGCAGGAAGGCATCTTTCAGCACTACAAAGCCATTGCCGACAGCACCACAAAGCCCATCATTTTATACAACGTTCCAGGCCGCACGGGCAGTAACATTGCGGCGGCAACAACGGTGCGCCTGGCAAAAGAAGTGAACACAATTGCCGGCATTAAAGAAGCCAGCGGCAACATGGCGCAGTGCATGACTATCCTTCGCGACAAGCCCGAAGAATTTATGGTGGTGAGCGGCGACGACAACCTGGCGATGGCGCAAATTGCCTGTGGCATGGACGGTGTGATCAGCGTGGCGGCCAACTGCTTCCCCAAGTATTTTTCAAACATGGTGAACGCGGCTTTGCAAAACGATTTTTACAACGCCAGAGCTTTCAACAACATGCTCATACAAGGCTACGATTTGCTGTTTGCCGAAAACAATCCGGCCGGTGTAAAAGCAGTGATGGCGGAGATGGGTCTTATTCAAAACAATTTGCGTTTGCCGCTCGTTCCGTTAAGCGAAAGCATTCATCAACAGGTGCGGGATTACCTGCCGTCGCTGAAATAA
- a CDS encoding AAA family ATPase — MQLRKATRKKAKIRLGLSAVSGGGKTYSAILLAKGLCGDLSKVAIIDTENGSADLYAHLGDYNVLPLTAPFTPERYIEAIRSCEKAGMEVIIVDSISHEWDGKGGCLEIVEQLGGKYQDWAKVTPRHGAFLEAILHSPCHIITTVRRKQDYEMVKDGNGKIKVEKGGLREITREGFEYELTINLELDTNHNATASKDRTGLFMGKPAFVPSEKTGEMVAQWCEQGEEQFHVLRPGSDWYQKVDDCGSQKELVELYQKNKSEVDSNPLLQQLIANRRNQINGKTLSAA; from the coding sequence ATGCAATTACGAAAAGCAACAAGGAAGAAAGCAAAAATCAGGTTGGGACTATCGGCGGTTTCAGGCGGTGGTAAAACTTACAGCGCCATTTTACTTGCCAAAGGCCTTTGCGGCGATTTGAGCAAGGTGGCTATCATTGACACCGAAAACGGCAGCGCCGATTTGTACGCACACTTAGGCGATTACAACGTGCTTCCGCTGACTGCGCCGTTCACACCGGAACGTTATATTGAGGCTATTCGCTCCTGCGAAAAAGCCGGGATGGAAGTCATCATTGTTGACTCGATTTCGCACGAATGGGACGGCAAAGGAGGGTGTTTGGAAATCGTGGAGCAACTGGGCGGCAAATACCAGGACTGGGCGAAAGTGACACCCCGCCACGGGGCTTTTTTAGAAGCCATTCTGCACAGTCCCTGCCATATCATCACCACTGTTCGGCGCAAGCAGGATTACGAAATGGTGAAAGACGGTAACGGTAAAATCAAAGTGGAAAAGGGCGGTCTGCGTGAGATTACAAGAGAGGGCTTTGAATACGAACTGACGATCAATTTGGAGTTGGATACGAACCACAACGCAACGGCCTCAAAAGACCGTACGGGTTTGTTCATGGGCAAGCCGGCCTTCGTTCCTTCGGAAAAAACGGGTGAGATGGTTGCGCAATGGTGCGAGCAAGGCGAGGAGCAGTTTCACGTTCTCCGTCCGGGCAGCGATTGGTATCAAAAAGTGGACGATTGCGGCTCACAAAAAGAGCTCGTTGAACTCTATCAGAAGAACAAATCCGAAGTAGACTCAAACCCGTTGTTGCAACAATTGATTGCGAATCGCAGAAATCAAATCAATGGAAAAACACTTAGCGCAGCTTAG
- a CDS encoding helix-turn-helix domain-containing protein: MQSLHKRFETTLPSLKVLPHYKSFQRIVNMDKNNSIPILIPLDPNEFWTQMRGIIREEMERSSRQTVNSVPVAEIPGLTEKPLYNMREICSLFRITKPTIYDWIKHGKLRRIKIRSRVYFLGSEIKHLMEV, from the coding sequence ATGCAGTCGCTCCACAAACGTTTCGAGACTACTTTACCTTCTTTAAAGGTCTTGCCGCATTATAAATCTTTCCAAAGGATAGTGAACATGGATAAAAACAACTCAATACCGATTTTGATTCCGCTTGATCCTAACGAATTTTGGACCCAAATGCGGGGAATCATCAGAGAGGAAATGGAAAGGAGCAGTCGGCAAACGGTCAATTCGGTACCAGTGGCAGAAATACCTGGCCTGACGGAAAAGCCTCTTTATAACATGCGGGAAATTTGCAGCCTGTTTCGGATAACAAAGCCCACCATATATGATTGGATTAAGCACGGCAAACTTCGGCGAATTAAAATTCGCTCAAGGGTATATTTCCTGGGAAGTGAGATAAAACACTTAATGGAAGTTTAA
- a CDS encoding porin family protein, translating to MKKFFFFVLPALLAVHSSFSQKATNKKTDWGFVLGLNGSNLRSSGDRYSSWKTGLVSGFFVDIKAAENISVQPQFLYSSMGGKNSNDDASSVRLNYFSLPVLVKYKLTKGFAVFAGPQLDVMIQAKSKTSSGFTKVTDAYKEDSYNLTGGVAFQPLRCLGFSLRYIYGLNNVSAVSSANMKNQGIQLTAAVKL from the coding sequence ATGAAGAAGTTTTTCTTTTTCGTCTTGCCGGCACTGCTTGCAGTGCATTCTTCTTTTTCGCAAAAAGCAACGAATAAAAAAACCGACTGGGGCTTTGTCCTTGGCCTTAACGGTTCAAACCTCCGCTCATCCGGCGATAGATACTCAAGCTGGAAAACCGGTTTGGTTTCGGGTTTTTTTGTGGACATAAAGGCCGCTGAAAACATCAGCGTTCAACCCCAATTTCTCTATTCATCAATGGGTGGAAAGAATTCAAACGACGACGCTTCCAGCGTACGACTGAATTATTTTTCGCTGCCGGTTTTGGTGAAGTATAAATTGACCAAAGGCTTTGCTGTTTTCGCAGGCCCTCAACTCGACGTGATGATCCAGGCAAAAAGTAAAACGTCTTCTGGTTTTACAAAAGTTACCGACGCTTACAAAGAAGATAGTTACAACCTAACCGGCGGCGTAGCTTTTCAGCCCTTGCGCTGTCTTGGCTTTTCGCTTCGTTACATTTATGGATTGAACAACGTATCGGCAGTAAGTAGCGCCAACATGAAAAATCAGGGCATTCAACTAACCGCAGCCGTGAAGCTGTAA
- a CDS encoding acetyl-CoA carboxylase carboxyltransferase subunit alpha has protein sequence MDFEKPIKDLIDEIEKLRHAQENKKINYADKIAELENLIVERRREVTQNLSSWQKVQLSRHPDRPYTLKYIEKMTTNFVELYGDRNVRDDKAMVGGFALLEGQTVMFIGQQKGINTKTRQLRNFGMANPEGYRKALRLMKLAEKFNKPIVTLIDTPGAYPGLEAEERGQGEAIARNIYEMIRLKVPVICVIIGEGASGGALGIGVGDRVYMMENTWYTVISPESCSSILWRSWDKKEVAAEQLKLTAEHMKSFGLVDDIIPEPAGGAHWDYDEAAQILKQHLVKVLAELKDVPVEERINSRIEKFGKMGFWEEGGNNEQTKEEQMNEEVKVQTGE, from the coding sequence TTGGATTTCGAAAAACCCATCAAAGATCTCATTGATGAAATTGAAAAACTGCGCCACGCACAGGAAAATAAAAAAATTAATTACGCCGATAAGATTGCCGAACTCGAAAACCTGATTGTAGAGCGGCGCAGGGAAGTGACGCAAAATTTATCGTCTTGGCAAAAAGTGCAACTGAGCCGCCACCCCGACCGTCCGTACACGCTGAAGTACATTGAAAAAATGACCACCAATTTTGTGGAGCTGTACGGCGATAGAAACGTACGCGACGACAAAGCCATGGTGGGCGGCTTTGCCCTGCTGGAAGGACAAACCGTAATGTTCATTGGGCAGCAAAAGGGCATCAATACGAAAACGCGGCAACTGCGCAATTTCGGCATGGCCAATCCCGAAGGATATCGCAAAGCCCTGCGATTGATGAAGCTTGCTGAGAAATTTAATAAGCCCATCGTCACATTAATTGATACCCCCGGCGCTTACCCTGGGCTGGAAGCCGAAGAACGCGGACAGGGCGAAGCCATTGCCCGCAATATTTACGAGATGATCCGTCTGAAGGTGCCGGTGATTTGTGTGATTATTGGCGAAGGTGCTTCGGGCGGTGCTTTGGGTATTGGCGTAGGCGACCGTGTGTACATGATGGAAAATACCTGGTACACCGTTATTTCACCGGAAAGTTGTTCGTCTATTTTGTGGCGAAGCTGGGATAAAAAAGAAGTGGCCGCGGAGCAATTAAAGCTTACGGCTGAGCACATGAAAAGCTTTGGCCTTGTGGACGACATCATTCCCGAACCCGCCGGCGGTGCACATTGGGATTACGACGAAGCCGCGCAAATCTTAAAGCAACATCTTGTAAAAGTTTTGGCTGAATTGAAAGACGTTCCCGTTGAAGAAAGAATCAACAGCCGGATTGAAAAATTTGGCAAGATGGGCTTCTGGGAAGAAGGCGGGAATAACGAACAGACGAAGGAGGAACAGATGAACGAAGAAGTGAAAGTGCAGACCGGCGAGTAG
- a CDS encoding helix-turn-helix domain-containing protein, with product MFTAENLVEIRELAGLSQTEFARKLGISREVINKMESGKMKPSKRTFGKVQSFLQNHQNPTNWGDVNILGKSSHSTEKRVNGKAFLNSRLQDKNAPHLHLAPLVGVKAQAGYIKGFEQVDYMDTLEQYSLPPGVNPIGAVWRYFEIDGDSMEPTLSAGDVVLATLVPVEDWNDTKDFCVYVIHAADQLLIKRLYNKSEDEWVLISDNEEVAPQHLIKKEDVKEVWFLRRHIRNKVPMTEQVKIRV from the coding sequence ATGTTTACCGCCGAAAACTTAGTGGAAATCAGGGAGTTAGCCGGACTAAGCCAAACCGAATTCGCAAGGAAGCTTGGAATTTCCCGCGAAGTCATCAATAAAATGGAAAGCGGCAAAATGAAGCCTTCAAAACGAACTTTTGGAAAGGTGCAAAGCTTCCTGCAAAACCATCAAAATCCCACAAATTGGGGCGATGTGAATATTTTGGGTAAAAGTTCACACAGCACAGAAAAAAGGGTGAACGGAAAGGCTTTTTTAAACAGTCGTTTGCAAGACAAAAATGCTCCTCACCTTCACCTGGCGCCGTTGGTTGGCGTGAAGGCGCAAGCCGGTTACATTAAAGGTTTTGAGCAAGTAGATTACATGGACACGCTGGAGCAATATTCCTTGCCTCCCGGCGTGAATCCCATTGGTGCGGTGTGGCGTTATTTTGAAATTGACGGCGACAGCATGGAGCCAACGTTAAGTGCCGGCGACGTGGTGTTGGCAACGTTGGTTCCCGTTGAAGACTGGAACGATACAAAAGATTTTTGCGTGTACGTAATTCATGCCGCCGATCAATTACTGATAAAGCGTTTGTACAATAAATCGGAAGACGAATGGGTGCTGATAAGTGACAACGAAGAAGTGGCGCCGCAACATTTGATCAAAAAAGAGGACGTGAAAGAAGTTTGGTTTTTGCGGCGGCACATTCGCAACAAAGTGCCGATGACAGAGCAGGTGAAGATAAGAGTGTAA